The Leptotrichia hongkongensis sequence AGTCCCCTAATTTTTCTAAATCCTTGATATTGAATTGCGGCAATAAACGACATAATCATATTTACAACAATATTCCAATTTCCGCTTGGAATGAATGAAATAAAAAACATTATTATAACTTGGTAAAATATAACAATTTGCTGCCATCTAAAAATTCTATGTTTTTCAAATTTCACTCTAATAAATTCAGTAAATAATATTCCAAATGTGAAAACAAGAATAGGCATAAAATAATTAAAGGCTTTTCCAAAATCTCCCCTTTGTAAATTTATAGCAAGATAAACAACATTTCCTGTCTGTGCATTAGCAAGCACCTTTCCACGCGTAACAAAAGTATATGCGTCCATAAATCCCCCAACCATGCATAGCATCATTCCTAGCCTAAACGTCTCTGGCGGATACTCCTCTCCATTAAAAAAAATCTTTTTAATTCTTTTACCCATAAAAAAAACTTCACTCCTTTTTTATTTTTTGAACTTTACATTTTTTATTCAATGATTTATTAGGAAAGTTAATTTTCTAAAACATCAAATTTATAGCCAACTCCCCAAATTGTCTTAATATTCCATTTCTCATGCTTATAATTGTCAAGTTTTGCACGAAGCCT is a genomic window containing:
- a CDS encoding YoaK family protein — its product is MGKRIKKIFFNGEEYPPETFRLGMMLCMVGGFMDAYTFVTRGKVLANAQTGNVVYLAINLQRGDFGKAFNYFMPILVFTFGILFTEFIRVKFEKHRIFRWQQIVIFYQVIIMFFISFIPSGNWNIVVNMIMSFIAAIQYQGFRKIRGLAGATTMCTGNLRSGMENLFKYINTENKSYLQNFWIYLGLDGFFFIGAMLCVVLVKIYGIGALLACCILLVAVFIIMFKETI